The region ATTCTCCGCTGTGCCATCCTCCTCGGGCGCGACGACCGCGTGCACGGCCCCGTCCCCGACCCGGATCCGCAGCCGCTCCCCGGCGGAGGTCTCGCCGACCGCCGTCAGGATCGGCAGCACCGCACCGGCCTCGTCGGCGGGCGCGATCCCGGCCGGGACCCGCTGGACGATCGCGTACCCGCGGGCCAGCGTCGCGGACGGGCCCAACGCCGTCAGCCGGGCGCGCAGGTGCGCGATGTCCGTCTCGCCCCGGTCGATCCGCCGCTCGACTGCCGCCCGGGTGCCCGCGCGCAGCCGTTCCAGCTCCTCGTGCCGCCGGTCCAGGCTCCGCAGAGGCTCGGCCAGCACCGGGCGGGCTCGGAGGGCGGCGAGGACGCGCTGCTCCCGGTCCACCCAGCCGTGCAGCGCACGCCGCGCCCGGTCCCGCAGGGCCCCGACGCGGGCGACCTCCTCGGCGAGGTCCGGCACCAGCCGCCGTCCGGCCTCGGTGGGAGTGGAACACCGGACGTCGGCCACGTGGTCGACGAGCGGGGTGTCCGGCTCGTGCCCGATCGCCGAGACCACCGGGGTCCGGCACGCGGCGACGGCGCGGCAGAGCGTCTCGTCGGAGAAGGGGAGCAGGTCCTCGACGCTGCCGCCGCCGCGGGCCAGCACGATCACGTCGACCTCGGGGTCGCGGTCCAGCACCTCGAGCGCCGCGACGATCTGCGGGACGGCCAGCCCGCCCTGGGTCGCGGTGTTCTCGATCCGGAACCGGACGGCGGGCCAGCGGGCCTGCGCGTTCGAGACGACGTCGTGCTCCGCCGCGGACGACCGCCCGGTGATCAGTCCGATCCGGCGCGGGAGGAACGGCGGGCGGCGCTTGCGTGCCGGATCGAACAGGCCCTCCGCGGCCAGGAGCTTGCGCAGCCGCTCGACGCGCGCCAGCAGCTCACCGAGCCCGACGGCGCGGATCGCGTCCACCCGGATGCTCAGCGTGCCCCGGCCCAGGTAGAACGACGGCTTGCCGTGCACGATCACCCGGTTGCCCTCGGCCACCACCGGGCCCTGCTCGCGCACGAGCGACATCGGCACCGTGAGCTGCACGGACACGTCGGCCGCGGGGTCCCGCAGCACGAGGAACGCGGTACCCGTGCCGGCGCGGGCGGTGACCTGCGCGAGCTGGCCCTCGATCCAGACGGCCCCCAGCTTGTCGACCCACTCGGCGATCTTGCGGGCGACCGTCCGGACCGGCCAGGGAGTCTCCTCCGACGTGGGCCCCGCGCTCACGCCTCGGTGACCGTGGTGATCCGGTTGCTCAGCATCGTGACGTAGGCCGGGCGGTCCTCGTGCGTCGTCTCCCACGCCAGCAGCGACGTGAGGTCGTCCAGGCTCAGCGCGCGGAGCTTGCCGCGGAGCTGGGGCAGCGTCATCGAGGGGTAGGTCGGCATGACGTTCGGGCCCCCGGGGGAGGTGCCCGTCTCGGCGGTGTCCGTGCCGGCGATGTCCCCGGCGGCGGCGCTCGCGGTGACGGCGGCGGCCGTCGCGGCCGCGGTGTCCGGCTCCTCCGGCTCGGGTCCGGGCTCAGGCTCCGACCGGAGGTCCTCGGAGTCCAGTTCGGTGGCCGTCGGGTAGAGCTCCACGGGGCGGCCGTTGCGGGCGGGGGCGGGGGACTCGTCCAGCTCGTCGTCGAAGGTCGCCCACGAGGGTGACTCCTCGACGGGGCTGAGGGACCCGAGCACGCGGTCGCCCTTGATCGCCAGCTCGGTGACCCGCTGCTGCAGGCGCATCGACACCTGCAGGGCCTGGCTGACGGCGGTGACGGGGAACTCGATCGCGAGGCGGGGCAGCTCGCGAGCCTGCTCGACTGCGGTCGCGGCAAGGCCGGCGGCGATCCGTACCGGCATCGGGAGCGGCTTCATGAGGTCATCCTCCCTCGTCGGCGACGCAACGGCACACCGGGGACCACCCGAACGTGCCGTTGCTCACCGGGCCCGGCCGGAAACGCCGCTCCGGATCCCCGGGCGGGTCGCCCCGCTCACTCCCGGCGGCCCCGATGCCGGGGCGCCCGTACGCTGGCGTTCATGGTTGGCACTGCCGGATCGGAAGGCAAGCGCGTTCTCCTCGCCGCACCGCGGGGGTACTGCGCCGGCGTGGACCGTGCGGTCGAGGCCGTGGAACAGGCCCTCGAGCAGCACGGCGCCCCCGTGTACGTGCGCAAGCAGATCGTGCACAACCGCCACGTCGTCGAGACGTTGAGCGCGCGCGGTGCGATCTTCGTGGACGAGACCGACGAGGTGCCCGAGGGCGCGCTCGTCGTGTTCTCCGCGCACGGGGTGTCGCCGGCGGTGAAGGAGCAGGCGAAGGAACGCTCGCTGCGCACCATCGACGCGACGTGCCCGCTGGTCACCAAGGTGCACCAGGAGGCGAAGCGGTACGCCCGCGAGGACTACGACATCCTGCTCGTCGGCCACCAGGGCCACGAGGAGGTCGAGGGCACCGCGGGCGAGGCTCCGGCGAACATCCAGCTCGTGGAGAACGCCGCGGACGCCGCGACGGTCACCGTGCGGGATCCGGAGAAGGTCGTCTGGCTGTCCCAGACCACGCTGAGCGTGGACGAGACCATGGAGACCGTGCACGCGCTGCGGGACCGGTTCCCGACGCTGCAGAACCCGCCGAGCGACGACATCTGCTACGCCACCCAGAACCGGCAGGTCGC is a window of Pseudonocardia sp. T1-2H DNA encoding:
- the xseA gene encoding exodeoxyribonuclease VII large subunit, encoding MSAGPTSEETPWPVRTVARKIAEWVDKLGAVWIEGQLAQVTARAGTGTAFLVLRDPAADVSVQLTVPMSLVREQGPVVAEGNRVIVHGKPSFYLGRGTLSIRVDAIRAVGLGELLARVERLRKLLAAEGLFDPARKRRPPFLPRRIGLITGRSSAAEHDVVSNAQARWPAVRFRIENTATQGGLAVPQIVAALEVLDRDPEVDVIVLARGGGSVEDLLPFSDETLCRAVAACRTPVVSAIGHEPDTPLVDHVADVRCSTPTEAGRRLVPDLAEEVARVGALRDRARRALHGWVDREQRVLAALRARPVLAEPLRSLDRRHEELERLRAGTRAAVERRIDRGETDIAHLRARLTALGPSATLARGYAIVQRVPAGIAPADEAGAVLPILTAVGETSAGERLRIRVGDGAVHAVVAPEEDGTAENGTLRKKATRKAVE
- a CDS encoding lipid droplet-associated protein, with the protein product MKPLPMPVRIAAGLAATAVEQARELPRLAIEFPVTAVSQALQVSMRLQQRVTELAIKGDRVLGSLSPVEESPSWATFDDELDESPAPARNGRPVELYPTATELDSEDLRSEPEPGPEPEEPDTAAATAAAVTASAAAGDIAGTDTAETGTSPGGPNVMPTYPSMTLPQLRGKLRALSLDDLTSLLAWETTHEDRPAYVTMLSNRITTVTEA
- a CDS encoding 4-hydroxy-3-methylbut-2-enyl diphosphate reductase — encoded protein: MVGTAGSEGKRVLLAAPRGYCAGVDRAVEAVEQALEQHGAPVYVRKQIVHNRHVVETLSARGAIFVDETDEVPEGALVVFSAHGVSPAVKEQAKERSLRTIDATCPLVTKVHQEAKRYAREDYDILLVGHQGHEEVEGTAGEAPANIQLVENAADAATVTVRDPEKVVWLSQTTLSVDETMETVHALRDRFPTLQNPPSDDICYATQNRQVAVKAMAQHCDLVIVVGSPNSSNSVRLVEVALNAGAGASHLIDYAREIDEAWLEGVRTVGVTSGASVPEVLVRGVLDYLAERGWESVEEVTTAEETLTFALPRELRPSRASR